The segment GTTGATCTTCCAATCGGTGCTGTATTTTTTGAAATAGGAATTAACCCGCAGATGCAAGTTTTTGGCTTTGCCAATATAGATAAATGCACCTTGAGCGTCTTTAAAAAAATAGACGCCGGTGAGCTTTGGGATTGATTTTTCAAGTTTTTTTGTGGTTATTTTCATATTTATAGTGTAGCACGGATAGGGTATAATTACTAATGGTAATTTGATGTGCTGTTTTTAGTTTTTACCTTCGGTTTAAAAATAACTATACTAACTAATATTTATTTTTACATTTTTTGAATCTTGAGGTATTACATGAATCTTTTTAGACATGCTCCTAAAGTTATTGCGTTATTAATTGCATTGTGGGTTGGTTGGCAGGCATATGCTTATTTTTTAGATACAACAATTGCGTGCGTTGCGGTTAATGGCATTAATGAAAATTGTTACTATTCAGGTGATGTGCGCTGTTGTGTGCAAGCCGATAAAACCGGAGATATTTCATTGTGGCTTGATGGTCAAGGTTTGACCAATAATGTAAGAATTAAAGCGCATCAGGAAGGTCAATCATTTGCTATACCGACTAAAACATTAAGCAATGGTAAGCATGTATTAAAAGCAGAATTTGCTGATAGTACTTTTAATCGTAATAAGGTTGCTTTGAGTTGTGATTTTTATGTTGACAATTTACCGTTGCAAGCAGTGTTTGTAAAAACTGGAGCGCCACACAAAGTGTTTCAGGGAAGAACATTACACGTTCAATTTCAGGTAAATAAAGAAATAAAACATGCATATATTAATACCCTGTCACGCGTATTTGAATGTTTCCCTGAGGCTAAAAATTCAAAAATATATGAATGTTTTATTCCTATCGAATGCGAAGAGCAACCAAGTGAATATCTTTTTTCCGTGGATATAGAAGATAAGGTAGGTAACGCATTGCATCTTGATAATAAGTTTCAGGTTGTTGTGTATCCATTTAAAAAAGAAGTAATTACGGTAACATCTGACAAAGTGCAAGAAGAAAAAGCGTTGGGGCGTGATGGTAAAGGCTTAGAAGATGAAATTGCACAATTATCAACACAGTCGCCACGCGAAAAATTATGGCGCGGAACATTTTGCGCACCGATAGAAATTCAGCGTACTACCTGTGAGTATGGAACCATTCGTACAACACAGCATAAGGGACGTTATGCACACAAAGCCGTTGATGTGATCAATATGCCTCGTAGTGTTGTGTGGGCGCCGCAAGATGGCATTGTGGTGCTGAAAGATAGATTTGCACCAAGTGGTAACACGGTAATTATTGATCATGGTCTTGGTATTGTGTCACTCTTTTATCACTTAGAAGATTTTGCTGATATTGAAGTTGGACAAAAAATTATGCAAGGCAATCCGCTCGGTACTATTGGAAAAACAGGATTTGCGACTGGGTATCATTTGCATTGGGAAATGCGAATCAATAATACTCCTGTTGATCCTATGCAGTGGATTAAAATGTAGAATAGTTTTTTTTCATCCTTTAGCGTTCGTTTCCTTCGACAAGCTCAGGACGAACGGGTAGGAAGTTTAGAATAAGCAAGAAAGAAGATTCGCGAACTAATTTTTTCCGTTCGCCCCGAGCTTGTCGAAGGGTTACTCGAACGGAACAAAAAAAGGAGTTGTAATGTATTTTATTCCACGCAATAACGCAGTGTACAATTATATTGCACATACAAGTTCTCAGCGTCGCTATATAGCGACGTTTTTTATTGTGGCGAGCTTAGCGGGTATTTGTTTTTATGGTATATATACGCCACTAAGTGCACATATTATTTTGTATAAGGCAGAAAGTGCGCGTTTGCAAAAGCAGTATGCAGAAATTGGCCAGGCGGATAAAAGCGGTCAAGAATTGTTATTGTTAGTCGAAACTGGCAAAAAGAACATTGCGGAACATGCAATGTCTGCTGATAAACGTGAGGAACAATGCCATAAATCTATGCAATTTATATTGGATACCATTACAAAATCAGGACTTACGCTTACTACATACGGATCGTGTAAAGATAAAGATAAGGCATGGTATACCAAAGATTCAGCACATTGTGCGATGACAGGATCTCTTGAAAAAATTATATCTTTTTTAAAAACAATCAAAGAATCACAACAAATGATTACTCTTTCTCGGGTTGCTCTAACGCGTGTAAAAGATGATTTGTTTCAGATGAGTTGCGATGTTGGATTGATTACTATAAAGAAATAATCTTCGCGCTACGATCCTTCAACAAGTTCAGGATGAGCGCGGGGATAATTCATTTAATTAGGAAAGTTACATCTCTTGTTTTTAGATAAGGTTGAATTTTTCGGAAAAGCTTAAAAAAATCCCCCGCGCTCACCCTGAACCTGTTGAAGGGTCAAGCGTGCAGTGGAAAAATAAAAATCCCTTCAACTTTGAATAAGCTGAAGGGTTAGGGGGGTGAACAATACATTAAAGCATTGTTCAGTTAGGGACGTTTTTTATGTTTCTTTTAAATATTTGCCTAATGCTAACAGTCGTCTAGTGCTTTGTCAAGTTGATGGTTAAGATGAGGCAAGACAAAATATAGCAACCTGGTATATACTGGAAAAGTACATGGAATTGGTCGGCTGAAAGGGAAAAGATGCAAATCGTACGAGATAAAATTACTCTTGATGAATTGAAAAAAATGTCAGATCGTAGAGGTTTATAAGCTAAAAATAAACATAAGGATCTTACATAATGCAAAAAATAACAAAAAATAATTTCTTAATCATTTTTCTGCCAATTCTTACAACATGTTATAGTACCTATTGAGAAATTAGAGCGAGACGTAAATAGAGACGGTCATAGAGAAAAAAGGTTTTTAATAATTTATGATGGTTTAATAGATTAAAACCCCCATGCCTTAAAAAGCGTGGGGTTTTTTGTGTTTATCGATTAAAAACACTGTGCTTGACAATTGATCTAATGTTTATTATTCATGTCCCGCGATGAATTTCTTAATTTTTGGAAAATTATCAGGATTGTTTCGTAAATTTTCTGATTGTGCAGTTTCTATAATTGCACCTTCACTCATCAAATAAATAGTGCAATTAAGTTTTTCAAGTAACCCAGTATCATGCGTTGCAACAAGAACAATGTAGCCATCAGTTGCTAATTGTTGAATATTGTTTGCAACGTATGAAGTCAGTACAGGATCAAGCGCTGATGTTGGTTCATCCAAGCAAATTATTTTTGGCTCCATCGCAATTGCGCGTGCAATTGCAAGGCGTTGTTTTTGTCCGCCAGAAAGTTGCGATGCGTATTTATTGTTTTTATCCAATAAGCCATAGCGCTGTAATAAATGACGGGCTATTTTTGTTGCATCAGCAGAGCTTTTTTTTAGTACTTTTTCCAGTGGCAGTGTGATGTTTTGTTCCACCGTAAGATGATCAAAAAGATTAAAGTGTTGAAACACCATGCCAACCGTATGTGTTGTGTTAATGGTAGCAAGGTTTAATGTTTTATCATCTAAAGAAATTGTTCCGCTGTTAACAGTTTCTAGGTTGTTTAAGATACGCAGCAGTGTTGATTTACCCACGCCGGATGAGCCCAAGAACAGAGCAATTTCACCTTTTTTTACCGTGAGATTAATGTTGTTAAGAATTTTTTTTGTGTTAAAAGATTTATTGAGTTGATTAATCTTGAGCATGAATGTTCATCCTTTTTTCTAGGCGTGCAACAAGGAACGAGACTGTTGAGGTGAGAATAAGATACAGAATTGCAACGGCAAAATAGACGGTAATTGCATCAAATGTTTTGCTCTTTACAAAATTAGCTTGCTTGGTTAGTTCTGATACACCAATGAGTGATGCAAGTGCAGAATCTTTTATTAAGGTAACAAATTCATTACCAAGAGCCGGCAACGTTGTGCGTAATGCTTGTGGTAATACAATGTATCTAATTGTATCGGCTGTCGAAAAGCCAAGTACTTTTGCTGCTTCAACTTGACCAATACCAACCGATGATATTCCTGATCGTATTACTTGGCTGATATATGCAGCACTGTTCAATCCTATTGCAATAATTGCTGTCCAAAAAGCAGGAATATGAATGCCAATTTGTGGCAATAAAAAGTAAGCGCACAAAATTTGAATAAGCATCGGAGTACCGCGAATAATTACCACATACACATTCACGAATAAACGTAACAATGTATTGTGGCTTGTTTGCATTAGTGCAAGTATGGTACCGAGTACAAGCCCAATGCAGCAGCCAGCAGCAGCAATTTGCAAGGTAACAACAAGCCCTTGTA is part of the Candidatus Babeliales bacterium genome and harbors:
- a CDS encoding peptidoglycan DD-metalloendopeptidase family protein, with translation MNLFRHAPKVIALLIALWVGWQAYAYFLDTTIACVAVNGINENCYYSGDVRCCVQADKTGDISLWLDGQGLTNNVRIKAHQEGQSFAIPTKTLSNGKHVLKAEFADSTFNRNKVALSCDFYVDNLPLQAVFVKTGAPHKVFQGRTLHVQFQVNKEIKHAYINTLSRVFECFPEAKNSKIYECFIPIECEEQPSEYLFSVDIEDKVGNALHLDNKFQVVVYPFKKEVITVTSDKVQEEKALGRDGKGLEDEIAQLSTQSPREKLWRGTFCAPIEIQRTTCEYGTIRTTQHKGRYAHKAVDVINMPRSVVWAPQDGIVVLKDRFAPSGNTVIIDHGLGIVSLFYHLEDFADIEVGQKIMQGNPLGTIGKTGFATGYHLHWEMRINNTPVDPMQWIKM
- a CDS encoding amino acid ABC transporter ATP-binding protein, with the translated sequence MLKINQLNKSFNTKKILNNINLTVKKGEIALFLGSSGVGKSTLLRILNNLETVNSGTISLDDKTLNLATINTTHTVGMVFQHFNLFDHLTVEQNITLPLEKVLKKSSADATKIARHLLQRYGLLDKNNKYASQLSGGQKQRLAIARAIAMEPKIICLDEPTSALDPVLTSYVANNIQQLATDGYIVLVATHDTGLLEKLNCTIYLMSEGAIIETAQSENLRNNPDNFPKIKKFIAGHE
- a CDS encoding amino acid ABC transporter permease, giving the protein MIIDFNLIIEYAPVLLQGLVVTLQIAAAGCCIGLVLGTILALMQTSHNTLLRLFVNVYVVIIRGTPMLIQILCAYFLLPQIGIHIPAFWTAIIAIGLNSAAYISQVIRSGISSVGIGQVEAAKVLGFSTADTIRYIVLPQALRTTLPALGNEFVTLIKDSALASLIGVSELTKQANFVKSKTFDAITVYFAVAILYLILTSTVSFLVARLEKRMNIHAQD